TGGTTACACGACGACGCTGAACAGTTTTTACGGCGGGACGAGCCCAGCCGTCGGTGGCAATGCCGGCGTGGCGACGGATCTATACAACTTTGTCTACGACCCGACGGTATTGGTTCCCAAGCCTGCGCCCGAACCTGGCACCTTGTTGCTGCTGGCGCTAGGCGCGATGGGACTGGCAGTGGGCCGCTGGAGGCGTCGCTGGCAGGTCGCTGCGCGTGGGTGATCGATTCAGCAAGTATTTGCTGACCGTCGTTGCGATCACCACGCCCGGTTGATGAAAGCGCCTCGCAAGGCGGCAGGTTTCGCACGGACGCAAAACGTCGAACGACCATCTCAAGGCGAACGACAATGGCGGGCCCTCGGCGGGCGCCTAAGACGCCTGCTTAGTCGGCGTTGCTTCGTTCATACCCTGCGTCAGGCAGCGCAATCCACTCGGCGAGTGGCGACGCATTACACGTAGCCAGGGTTTGGAGGCAAGCATTGTCATCCCTTGGTGGCGCCGTTTGGCCGCCACTGCGGTCGCCAAGATTGGCACGGCCCGCAACTACTCTCGGCCGACGAAGGCCATTTGCCACGCGACTCGGGGCCAAGTCGGATTACTCGCGCGAGCACTTTCTGCCGCAGAAACCTTGCATATTCGTAATGATTCGAGTAAACTTAAGAAGTCGTAATGTTCGATATGCCCTTACGGACAACCGGTATCACCGGCCCTGCCTATCGGCAAATCTCAAGGGTTGACACCCAATGATGTTACGACGAATTGTTGGCCAAGGTTGTGCGTTTGGTGTCGCGTGTCGTTTCCTCCTATAAGAGAGGACCATTGCCATGACCGGGATTCGCGTTTTCGAGCTAGTCGAAGTATTAGAGGCGGGCAAAAGCGCCAAGGCGCGCCTGTTGAACTGGAATGGCGAGCGGTATCAGCCGAGCGCCTTTGTGCAGGTCCAGGTTCACGACTATGTCGGCGAGTCCGGTGTTCCTGGGGATTGCGGTTACTGCTTTCTTTCCAACGAATCGCACCGTTGGGAAGTGTTGTGCGGGCTGCCGGCGCCGCAGGCCGAAGCCGTCGCCGCGCCCACGAGCAGTGCCCGGCCGCCGCGACGGCTGCGCCGCTCTGCAAAGGCAATCCCGAGCCTGGACCGTCCGGCGGCCCAGGATTGGACCTTCTCGAATTTCATGTGATGGCAAGCTGGGTGACGCCGCTCGCCGCCGGGCCGACTTACCCGGCCCGCGGCTCGAGCGGCGCAAAGGCCGCGTTGGCGCCCCTACGCGTCGGCGCGGTCTTTGTCTTGCCGCACGAACGTTTGCGCTTTCGAGATTGCCCGCGAAAGGCAATTTTTATTGACCTCTCTGCGGCAGCCTGATAGTGTCAGCGCACTCGGTCTGGCGCGCGATGCCTTGCACGGCATGGCCTAAATCGCCGGACCCCAGGGGCATAGCTGCCGGAACAGCTACTGAAGGCACTTCTAAGAATCGACGTGTGGGGCTCGTCGACCCGAGCGCAATAGCTGTGCGCTCGTTTCTGCCGGCCCATCGGCGCAGCGGGACTTTTCCTCTTTCTCTTTTGTCCCAGGCGCAAGCGTCTTTGTCGTTTCTGCGTTCGCGAGATTAACGCTGGCGTTTTTCTCTTGTTTCATTCATTCGTTTTTGGAGGTGGGCAATGTTTCGCAGAGCATTTTATTTGCTGGTGATAATTCTGATTGCGGCGGCTGGTGCAAACGCAGCGGAACTCGTCGTGATGGGAACCAACACCACGGCTGTGCCCGGTGCCAAGGTCTACACAGTGGGTGTGCAGGTATCGCAGGCGGATGTGGCCGCCGCGATCGCGCCTTTGGGAAACTCGGGGATACCACTTTTGGTTCAGGGGGTGGATTTTATTGGAAACGTTATCAACGGGGCGTCCACGAATCCGAGTCAGTTGCAAACCATCCAGACGGCGTACATTGACCCGGCAGCGGAAAATAATCCCGTCGCTCCAAGTTTTGGTGCCGGCCCTCCCACAGTTCTCAGCGCTGCGGGTACGCATGCGCTGTACGCGACCAGTTGGTGGTACACAAGCTCCACCGGCACGCTTATGGGCGTAAACGACTCGACTGGAAATGCCGGTGTCGTCAGTACTACGCCCGCAGCCGACGGTAGCGGTGTTTATACGATCGGGCCCACGAACAACGTCGGTCCAGCCGGAGTCGTGTGGGACCCCTTGATCTACAACCCCGCGGCACCGGCCATGTCCATGGAAGCCGCATTACTTGGTGGGTACGGTAACAGCGTGAGTTACATCGACAAACCGCCGGTCAGCAATTTGTTTTCCAACGGTGTTTTAACCGTTCCACTGGCGCAAGTCGTCACCAATGGCGATCTGCACTTCGACTTCAGTACCACGGGTCTTGAAGGCAACAATTTCATTGCGCTGGATCAACTAACATTCAACTTCCTTGGGGGTAACTTCACCGTCGACCCGCACGCGGTGCTCGACTACAGCACCAACACGATTCACTCCGAGCTGACGGCCGGTGGTGGGTTGGCGAGCGTTGGGGGTGTGCAGGTCAGTCCGACGATGATCACGGCCGATGGCAACTTGACGAGCACGTTTGCTACCACTACAGCGGCGAATCTGGGCCAAACGATTGGCGCCGCGGCCGCGCAGCAGATCAACTTCGCACTGGCCGGCTCGACAGCGCAAGCCTGGGACATTCATTTCACCGGCACGCTGCAGGGTCTGAGCACGGTGGTATTTCACTACGACCCGACGCTGATCGGCAGCATCCCTGAAATGGATTTGCGGATCGAGCACTACGAAAACGGCGCTTGGGTCGTACCAACCGGTCAGGTGGTCGACACGTTGGCGCATACGATCACGTTCCAGACCGATAGCTTCTCGCCGTTCGTGTTGGCACAGACCCCAGAACCTTCGGCCTTTGTCCTGCTTTCAGTGGGTGCCCTTGCGTTGCTTGGCTGGCGGCGGCGCTCTGCAAAGCGAACACGATCGGTCTAGCAACTCTGATATCGGAAGCCGCCCCGATTAACCGCGATGGTCCTAGGTTGCAGAGAGTTGTTGTCATTCGAGCACTGGGCCATGCCCGCATGTGCCGGGTCCATTAATAACGGACCCGGCATGTGCGGCGCGCTCGCAATCCCCTCTTGGCTGCGGTAGACTGGTGGCCGCCTGCCTGCGCGTGTTGCCGGAAGTTTTCCAACCCGGTCGCGCTCCCCGCCGTCCGCTGTGAATCATCTGCCCGCGAGGAACGAGACATGCCGCGCCGTGTCCGTCGAACCCTCCCTTCCGTTTCGTTGCCCGCCGGAAGTGCGTCCCTACGCGCCAGGGGCGGCTCGTTGGGACTTGTCGTTCGCGCGCTACGCGTGTTCGGATGCTTCGCGCTGACGTCTGCCGTTGTCAGCACAGTTCAGGCCGACGGGCCGTTATTCGAACGCGACGTACTACCGGTCCTCACGGCACACTGCCTGAAATGTCACGGCCGGGAGGCGCGCAAAGCGGGCCTCGACCTGCGCACCATGGCGCTGGCGGCGCGAGGGGGCGAGAGCGGACCAGTGCTGAAAGCCGGGGCGCCGCAGGACAGCCCTCTGTACGGTCGGATCGCCGACCATTCGATGCCACCCGAGGGAGAGTTGCCGCTCACGCCCGCGCAGATCGACGTGGTGCACCGCTGGATCGCTGCCGGCGCATTGTCGTCTGACGGCGGAGTCGCGTCGGCCGACGGATTGCCGGCCGACGCCAGTGCCGAAGTGAGCCCGGCCGACCGCGACTATTGGGCTTTTTGCAAGCTGGTGACGCACCAGCCCCCAGCCGTTAGCAATACGGATCGCGTCCGCACGCTGGTCGACTCGTTTTTGCTTACGCGGCTGGAGGAACAAGGACTGACGTTTGCGCCCGATGCCGACCGGCGGACGTTGGTGCGGAGGGCATTTTTCGATCTGGTTGGGCTTCCTCCTTCACCGGGCGAGGTGGCCGAGTTCGTGGGTGATTCGTCGCCCGAGGCTTACGAGCACCTGCTCGACCGACTGCTGGCTTCGCCCCATTTCGGCGAGCGCTGGGGCAGGCATTGGCTGGACGCGGCCGGCTATGTCGATGTGTCGGGGGGCGACAACGATGCCGGCATCATCAAGCTATCCGAAGGCAAGTGGCTCTACCGCGATTACGTGATTCGCTCGTTCAACAACGACAAACCGTTCGAGCAGTTTCTGACCGAGCAATTGGCCGGTGACGAGCTGGAAGACTGGCGTGCGGAAGAACATTTCACTCCGGCCACTCTCGATCGACTGGTAGCCACGACATTCCTCCGAGCCGCCGCTGATGACACGGACGAAAACGAACTCAATACGGCCGACATCCGGCATGGCGTGCTCGCGCGGACGGTGGAAACGGTAAGCAGCAACCTACTAGGGCTGACGGTGCACTGTGCTCGCTGCCACAGCCACAAATATGATCCGATCTCGCAGGCGGATTATTACCGGCTGACCGCGATTTTTACGCCGGCCTTCAATCCGCAAGCATGGCTGCAACCGCGCGACCGGGCCTTGGCCGATATTTCGCCGCGCGAGAAATCCGCCGGCGAAGAACACAACAAGCAAGTGCAGTCCCAGATCGCCGACGCGAAGAATCGATTGACCGATTTGCGCCGGCCCTATGAAGAGAAGTTTTTCGAGGCCAAATTGTCTGCGCTGCCCGAGGCAATCCGGGGCGACACGAGGTTGGCCGTGCAAACGGCGGCCGACAAGCGCAACGACGTGCAGAAGTATCTGGCCGGCAAGTTCGAGGCTGGGCTGAAAGTTTCGGCCGAGGAAGTTGCAGGCGCGCTCGGCGAAGCGGACCGCGCGGCAGCCGCGGAACTAGACGCCAAGCTAGTAGAACTACCTAAACAGCTGCGCACGTGGGGCAAGATTCAGGCCCTGTACGACGTTGGCCCGCCTCCGTCGACGTATTTATTGCGGCGTGGCAATCACGATACCCCCGGCGGCGAAGTTTCTCCCGGGTTCTTGAACATCCTGGCCGACGAGACGTCTGGTGCGCTGCTCGCTAGCGCCGGCGCCGGCGGGGCCACGAGTGGCAGGCGGCTGGCTCTGGCCCACTGGCTTACAGCGCGCGATACCGTGGCGGCCGGGCAGGTCGCGCGGGTCATGGTCAACCGTCTTTGGCAGCAGCTGTTTGGCGTGGGCATAGTGGAGACGGCCGACAACTTTGGGCATTCCGGAAGCCGGCCTACGCATCCCGAACTGCTCGACTGGCTGGCGAGCCGCTGGATCGTCGACGGCTATCGTTGGAAGCCATTGCTGAAGACGGTGATGCTGTCGACGGCATACCGGCAAGCGTCAGTGTTGCCAAGTGAAGGGGCAACAACCTCGGCCGTCGATCCCCAAGCCGTGGATCCCGGCAACCAGCTGTTATGGCGGCAACGCTTGCGAAGACTAGAGTCGGAAGCGGTGCGCGATGCCATCCTCACTGCCAGTGGTCAGCTTGATCGCACTCTCGGTGGTCCGCCGATACCGCTGGATCCGCGCCCTGACGGTTCGGTGGTGATCAAAAAGGCGAACCTGCCGACTCCCGCATCACGTTGGCGCCGCAGCGTTTATGTTTTGGCGCGGCGCAATTACCATCTTTCGATGTTGGGAGTCTTTGATCAGCCGGTGGTGGCGACCAACTGCCCACGCCGCAACAGCTCGGCCGTGGTTTTACAGTCCCTGGCCATGCTGAACGACGACTTTGTCATCGAACAGGCGGCAGCGTTCGCTGACCGCGTGATCACTACGACGCCCGCCGACCGCCAAACAGCGGCGGCGTTCGAGATTGCTTTGGCCCGTGAGCCAAACTCGCAGGAAATCGTGTGGTGCGAGGACTTGCTGCGGCGGCAGTTTGATCGCTTTCGCCCCCAATGCGAAGCCGACGCGCCGGCCCGCCGCCAGGCGCTCGCGCATGTGTGCCAGATGCTGTTGAATACGAGTGAGTTTTTGTACGTGCCGTGAGTATTTTTTCCTGAGCGTTTAGCCAGCCCCCGGGCTATGGCCAGTATCAAGGGTTAACTGCGAAGTTGTCTCACCGAGGAGAGCGGATAGATAGTGTCGAGAGTACGGCATGTCCACGCCCAGCGTGGACATGGCACCCTGGGAAACTCAACTACCCTGCAATGTCAAGTTATGTTGCAGTGAATGATTTGGCCATGAGCAAGCCTCGCTTAGCCAGTGACGGTTCTCTATCGCGCGTGTCGCGGCGGGACATGCTGCGCGCCTCGGGATTGGGGTTCGGAGGGCTGGCGCTCGGTTGTCTATTGGACGAGGAGGCGGCGGGCGAAGCCACGGCCAGCGCCCATACGAATGCGCCCTGGGGGGCCGACCTGACGCCCAAGCCCAGTCAGTTTCCTGCCCAGGCCCGGGCCGTGATCATGCTGATGCAGAACGGCGGGCCGGGACAGATGGAGCTGTTCGATCCCAAGCCCGACCTACAGGCGCATGCCGGCCAGACATTCGGCGAAAAGGTCGAGATGTTCCAGAAGGGGAGCGAGGTGAACAAGCTGCTCGCCAGCCCTTTCAAGTTCCGCCCGGCTGGCCAGTGCGGCATGGAACTGTCCGAGGTCATCCCGCATTTGGCCGGTGTGGCCGACGATATTTGCCTCGTCCGCTCGATGCACACCGAGCACAACAATCACACCGAAGCACTGGTGATGTTCAACACGGGCAAGATCTTTCCTGGCCGGCCGGCGCTGGGCTCTTGGGTCAGCTATGCCCTGGGGACCGAAAACCAGAATCTGCCCGCCTACATCGTGCTGCGCGATCCCGAAGGCTACAACACGAGTGGCACTTTGTTGTGGCAAAATGCCTGGCTGCCAGCCTTGTACCGCGGGACCGAGTTCAGCTCGCAGGGTCCGGCCGTTTTGAATCTGAA
The sequence above is a segment of the Pirellulales bacterium genome. Coding sequences within it:
- a CDS encoding PEP-CTERM sorting domain-containing protein yields the protein MFRRAFYLLVIILIAAAGANAAELVVMGTNTTAVPGAKVYTVGVQVSQADVAAAIAPLGNSGIPLLVQGVDFIGNVINGASTNPSQLQTIQTAYIDPAAENNPVAPSFGAGPPTVLSAAGTHALYATSWWYTSSTGTLMGVNDSTGNAGVVSTTPAADGSGVYTIGPTNNVGPAGVVWDPLIYNPAAPAMSMEAALLGGYGNSVSYIDKPPVSNLFSNGVLTVPLAQVVTNGDLHFDFSTTGLEGNNFIALDQLTFNFLGGNFTVDPHAVLDYSTNTIHSELTAGGGLASVGGVQVSPTMITADGNLTSTFATTTAANLGQTIGAAAAQQINFALAGSTAQAWDIHFTGTLQGLSTVVFHYDPTLIGSIPEMDLRIEHYENGAWVVPTGQVVDTLAHTITFQTDSFSPFVLAQTPEPSAFVLLSVGALALLGWRRRSAKRTRSV
- a CDS encoding PSD1 and planctomycete cytochrome C domain-containing protein; translation: MGLVVRALRVFGCFALTSAVVSTVQADGPLFERDVLPVLTAHCLKCHGREARKAGLDLRTMALAARGGESGPVLKAGAPQDSPLYGRIADHSMPPEGELPLTPAQIDVVHRWIAAGALSSDGGVASADGLPADASAEVSPADRDYWAFCKLVTHQPPAVSNTDRVRTLVDSFLLTRLEEQGLTFAPDADRRTLVRRAFFDLVGLPPSPGEVAEFVGDSSPEAYEHLLDRLLASPHFGERWGRHWLDAAGYVDVSGGDNDAGIIKLSEGKWLYRDYVIRSFNNDKPFEQFLTEQLAGDELEDWRAEEHFTPATLDRLVATTFLRAAADDTDENELNTADIRHGVLARTVETVSSNLLGLTVHCARCHSHKYDPISQADYYRLTAIFTPAFNPQAWLQPRDRALADISPREKSAGEEHNKQVQSQIADAKNRLTDLRRPYEEKFFEAKLSALPEAIRGDTRLAVQTAADKRNDVQKYLAGKFEAGLKVSAEEVAGALGEADRAAAAELDAKLVELPKQLRTWGKIQALYDVGPPPSTYLLRRGNHDTPGGEVSPGFLNILADETSGALLASAGAGGATSGRRLALAHWLTARDTVAAGQVARVMVNRLWQQLFGVGIVETADNFGHSGSRPTHPELLDWLASRWIVDGYRWKPLLKTVMLSTAYRQASVLPSEGATTSAVDPQAVDPGNQLLWRQRLRRLESEAVRDAILTASGQLDRTLGGPPIPLDPRPDGSVVIKKANLPTPASRWRRSVYVLARRNYHLSMLGVFDQPVVATNCPRRNSSAVVLQSLAMLNDDFVIEQAAAFADRVITTTPADRQTAAAFEIALAREPNSQEIVWCEDLLRRQFDRFRPQCEADAPARRQALAHVCQMLLNTSEFLYVP